In one window of Desulforhabdus amnigena DNA:
- a CDS encoding HIT family protein gives MRALTPEECPFCQLENRKCVIESNLSYAVFDAFPVNPGHLLVIPRRHVSNFFDLHQDEVEDLMRLLWRAKEYLAKEYHPDGFNIGINVNTAAGQTIPHVHIHLIPRNTGDVEDPTGGVRGVIPWKSKY, from the coding sequence ATGCGCGCCTTAACCCCTGAAGAATGCCCTTTCTGTCAACTCGAGAATCGCAAGTGTGTGATCGAGTCCAACCTCTCCTACGCTGTCTTTGACGCATTTCCTGTCAACCCTGGCCATCTTCTCGTCATCCCAAGACGCCATGTCAGCAACTTCTTTGATCTACACCAAGACGAGGTGGAGGATCTCATGCGTCTCTTGTGGCGGGCAAAAGAATATCTCGCTAAAGAATATCACCCGGACGGCTTTAACATCGGAATCAATGTAAACACGGCCGCAGGGCAAACCATTCCCCATGTCCACATCCATCTCATTCCGCGCAATACAGGCGATGTTGAAGATCCGACCGGGGGCGTTCGCGGTGTGATACCCTGGAAGTCGAAATATTGA
- a CDS encoding radical SAM protein: MTDPGDLVMYDPVKRAIDTAKIACREDLRKYSRFRPARFYGGIATADCVGCCLQCIFCWSYDSVVRPQAIGEFYSPEEVARKLVGIAGKKGFHQVRISGGEPTLSKVHLLKVLDLIPKDIRFILETNGILIGHDEKYARALASYENLHVRVSLKGTNEEEFSRLTGAIPAGFELQLRALENLIRAGVSTHAAAMVSFSSPEDVERLGKRLARISQELGEMEIEELVFFNPGVEERLKRAKVRYRTSYRPDSIPPEQI; encoded by the coding sequence GTGACTGACCCCGGTGACTTGGTCATGTACGATCCTGTCAAAAGAGCAATAGACACCGCAAAGATCGCCTGCCGGGAAGATCTGAGGAAATATTCTCGCTTCAGGCCGGCAAGATTCTATGGAGGAATAGCCACGGCAGACTGCGTGGGGTGCTGCCTTCAATGCATCTTCTGCTGGTCCTATGATAGTGTGGTGAGACCGCAGGCCATCGGGGAGTTCTACTCTCCTGAAGAAGTTGCTCGAAAGCTCGTCGGCATCGCCGGAAAGAAAGGCTTTCATCAGGTGAGAATCAGCGGAGGCGAGCCGACCCTCTCAAAGGTACATCTCCTCAAGGTTCTCGACCTCATCCCCAAAGATATCCGGTTCATACTCGAGACCAACGGGATCCTCATCGGCCATGACGAGAAATATGCCAGGGCTTTGGCAAGTTATGAAAACCTCCATGTCAGGGTGAGCCTCAAGGGAACGAATGAGGAGGAGTTCTCACGCCTGACGGGAGCAATACCTGCCGGTTTCGAATTGCAGTTGAGAGCCCTGGAGAATCTCATCCGAGCCGGGGTATCGACTCACGCCGCAGCGATGGTGAGCTTCTCTTCACCGGAGGACGTTGAGAGGCTTGGAAAAAGACTTGCTCGAATATCACAGGAACTGGGGGAAATGGAAATCGAAGAGCTTGTGTTTTTCAACCCAGGTGTAGAGGAGAGGCTGAAGCGTGCAAAGGTGCGCTATCGCACATCCTATCGCCCCGACAGCATCCCACCCGAGCAAATCTGA